A stretch of the candidate division KSB1 bacterium genome encodes the following:
- a CDS encoding isoprenylcysteine carboxylmethyltransferase family protein — protein MTGGIYNVIRHPQYVALAIMGLGLLMVWPRFTVLIMFVSMLFVYYWLASKEEQECEEKFGESYLAYKAETSMFIPGKFSFKFPVFPEAGVKRFAFGLGFYLMVLSVSVGAAFGLRAYSISRLAVHYSENSATISTDFLSEKEVRTILEIALADPGVQGRLHEAANGRVDTYLNYIVPAEWYLPDVPLEKIPEGFHGHHQPEDYDRNLYKVLITKAKLTTARVVSGSDIIKKTFGREPLLVARVDKAKGEDIGIETPPPHVRWGDIPTPLF, from the coding sequence GTGACCGGAGGAATTTATAACGTCATTCGTCATCCACAGTATGTGGCGCTGGCAATTATGGGATTGGGCCTGCTCATGGTCTGGCCGCGATTCACCGTGCTGATTATGTTTGTGTCCATGCTTTTTGTCTATTATTGGCTGGCGAGCAAAGAAGAGCAGGAGTGCGAGGAAAAATTTGGCGAGAGCTACTTAGCTTACAAAGCCGAAACTTCCATGTTTATCCCGGGAAAGTTCTCATTCAAATTTCCTGTCTTTCCAGAAGCCGGGGTTAAAAGATTTGCTTTTGGTTTAGGATTCTACTTGATGGTTCTAAGTGTTTCGGTCGGCGCCGCTTTTGGGTTGCGGGCTTATTCGATTTCCAGGCTCGCCGTTCACTATTCTGAAAACTCGGCGACAATTTCAACAGATTTTTTGAGCGAGAAAGAGGTGAGGACGATTTTAGAAATTGCGCTTGCTGATCCAGGAGTTCAGGGGCGTCTTCATGAAGCTGCGAATGGCAGGGTTGACACTTATTTGAACTATATCGTTCCAGCCGAATGGTACCTGCCCGATGTGCCGCTGGAGAAAATTCCCGAGGGCTTTCACGGGCATCACCAACCGGAGGACTATGATCGGAATCTCTATAAAGTTTTAATCACCAAAGCAAAACTAACCACCGCTAGAGTCGTCAGCGGTTCTGATATTATTAAAAAAACTTTCGGCAGAGAGCCGCTGCTGGTTGCCAGAGTAGACAAAGCCAAAGGTGAAGATATCGGGATAGAGACGCCTCCGCCGCATGTTAGATGGGGCGATATTCCAACGCCATTGTTTTAG
- a CDS encoding TlpA family protein disulfide reductase, whose translation MKKRTIIFLGVFLVVAAMWFSRKIIYRVVVTTHLNEKLAEFELQDLDGNLILSADYKGKVLVLDFWTTWCGVCLKAFPDFQEVYEKFKDHPDVAFLALNMGRKDPIEQVRAFIGTNSYSFPVAYDEGSRISDGLRLTICRLYWS comes from the coding sequence ATGAAAAAACGTACAATTATTTTCCTCGGAGTTTTTTTAGTCGTCGCCGCAATGTGGTTTTCTCGAAAAATAATTTACCGGGTCGTGGTTACAACTCACTTGAATGAAAAATTGGCTGAATTTGAACTGCAAGATTTAGACGGCAATTTAATTCTCTCGGCTGATTATAAAGGCAAAGTTCTTGTGCTTGATTTCTGGACAACCTGGTGTGGGGTGTGTCTAAAAGCTTTTCCTGATTTTCAGGAAGTCTATGAGAAATTTAAGGACCACCCTGATGTGGCTTTTCTCGCACTAAACATGGGGAGAAAGGATCCAATTGAGCAGGTCCGGGCGTTTATTGGCACAAATAGCTATTCTTTCCCGGTGGCTTATGATGAAGGTTCAAGAATCTCCGATGGCTTGAGATTAACCATTTGCCGACTTTATTGGTCATAG
- a CDS encoding ABC transporter permease, translating to MRGILKLSLTEMKLFLREPMAAFFTLVFPLMMLFLFGSIYGNKPSAFFGGYGSVDMSVPAYTAMIIATSGLLGLTISIATYREKGILRRLKATPLYPQTILTAQVSVIFLMTALGMALLIIAAKIVYNLKFDGNPLNVFLAFVLSSMSFFSLGFILSGLLPTARSAQVVAMMLFYPMLFLSGAAIPREVMPETIQNYAQFLPLTHVVNLLRGLWIGNGWAEHLKEVAVLSGMLIFGVAISARTFRWE from the coding sequence ATGCGTGGAATTCTAAAACTATCATTGACCGAAATGAAATTGTTCTTGCGCGAGCCCATGGCTGCTTTTTTTACTTTGGTTTTTCCGCTGATGATGTTGTTTTTATTTGGCAGTATTTATGGCAACAAGCCCTCGGCATTTTTTGGCGGCTACGGCTCGGTGGATATGTCCGTTCCGGCTTACACAGCCATGATTATCGCAACGAGTGGGCTGCTGGGGCTTACGATCTCTATAGCAACTTATCGGGAAAAGGGTATTTTGAGACGTCTGAAAGCCACACCGCTTTATCCGCAGACGATTTTAACCGCACAGGTTTCGGTAATTTTTTTGATGACTGCATTAGGAATGGCCTTGTTGATCATTGCAGCCAAGATCGTTTACAATTTAAAATTTGACGGCAATCCTTTAAATGTTTTCTTAGCTTTCGTTCTCAGCAGCATGAGTTTTTTCTCTCTCGGGTTCATCCTCTCCGGACTCCTGCCGACTGCAAGAAGTGCCCAGGTTGTCGCCATGATGCTTTTTTACCCCATGCTTTTTCTTTCCGGTGCTGCGATCCCGCGTGAAGTCATGCCCGAAACAATTCAGAATTATGCTCAATTCCTGCCCTTGACACATGTGGTCAACCTTTTGCGCGGGTTGTGGATCGGAAACGGCTGGGCTGAGCATTTAAAAGAGGTGGCTGTTCTTTCCGGAATGCTAATTTTTGGTGTGGCAATATCGGCCAGGACTTTTCGCTGGGAATAA